Proteins encoded in a region of the Kryptolebias marmoratus isolate JLee-2015 linkage group LG14, ASM164957v2, whole genome shotgun sequence genome:
- the akna gene encoding microtubule organization protein AKNA isoform X2: protein METSRKTRPGVLLWTPAPPAQNSSSNSSSAEVSCEDKDDFVSQMDENGIMGLSVDLEDLEDLELVGRLKGKAAEDLREAAGAPPAREDMKKVLKASEVKRRTDDRKTELRTGGDRDVTEEDGEKKPEPIRRVNEPAEASARPRPAPRSFLPVLSHFTAEELAAAPGIDAETLPDFSGGLPSSKSSPRCPFSERIGPGRHRPLSHSPAGGAEERHEEPPPPPTRTFTGGVKTDPVKSKQHRSRKDSRIPRIRKNAAEGEDIRKGSLSRQTPDFSKVEPRVYFPKAGYTPPRRTQPLTTSPEAPIAFKSPADIVQEVLFDADRSPPPPPESPSPTSAANFTVPPEFRCRQQASALLQQLQDDYNRLLTKYAEAENTIDRLRLEARVNLTFDSPEAGASAHSGLNHDASKLLQLDFPPARRAETTPARLRPDGCRCLQDPPNAPPAQQLSNLLLSRTETFLQQLQTFEDLLKSEKLSSCEKMEGVSQLSEGLGSLERSYLLARDDHKQLLQSGAETCRFDPERELEGLIFECGLRLEELKEEQTSPPPRPPSASEEEQTLTHPQSPAGPSLVGTSDEEEDEETLRSFFFRPQIKAGKQNQTLKDLSKSSSPDFNTPGSEEEEQRSRRTRESPSQSKKVESDPDSPVCSENRRLCSGVGPSSGSPAPPAHSRRRFETRTSHSSSLSSLADPTSGRRRREARTGSERVLLQDGIVSPETDSGFVGSESSRPAPAAASRLLHRRATESVSVPRDAGPPASPPSSQEPPAGPQLDPNQPRRNGPGQRRRALSCSPRHRGGQTTGTPSGSEAAHTDRFSGSVNSLSGSPPAAVYLHGDAARAPSSSRGGDHTFSGAVVTLQAEVTRLKEKMENYTLGSAASAERGGARRGACTPPDSFVDVWSDGSLGRRETAAVDEVEREKSTSAQKQRLTRSELESPAHASRCSQTSAERRGCSPVPVRSRKTQTGQNSAEEPDGRDPARLCPRCRSNPGGPVERPPGGDREPARCSRCRCSVCGGLKAPSRRPGNDFKALTCRRDSNSGCGERSRQPAAAPPSTLHFTPSLLLLASAPLYSSPDAAGVPSGVGRPEERTGRTGRTRRSVSVDKRRSLDGSLNRAIRAARHMRLTSGHMARSLASGLQHRDRLAASCSY from the exons ATGGAGACGAGCAGGAAGACCCGACCGGGAGTCCTCTTATGGACCCCCGCTCCTCCGGCCCAGAACTCCTCGTCAAACTCTTCGTCAGCGGAGGTTTCCTGCGAGGACAAGGACGATTTTGTGTCCCAGATGGACGAGAACGGCATCATGGGACTGTCGGTGGACCTGGAGGACCTGGAGGACCTGGAGCTGGTTGGACGTCTGAAgggaaaagcagctgaagatctGAGGGAAGCAGCAGGAGCTCCGCCGGCCCGAGAag acatgaaaaaagtgttaaaagccTCAGAGGTGAAGCGGAGGACGGACGATCGGAAGACCGAGCTCCGTACTGGAGGGGACAGAGACGTGACGGAGGAAGACGGGGAAAAGAAACCTGAACCGATCCGTCGAGTTAACGAACCCGCTGAAGCCTCCGCCCGCCCCCGCCCGGCGCCCCGCTCCTTCCTGCCTGTCCTGTCTCATTTCACGGCCGAGGAATTGGCTGCAGCCCCGGGAATCGATGCAGAAACCCTGCCGGACTTCTCCGGGGGCCTCCCGAGCTCGAAGTCCAGCCCCCGCTGCCCGTTTTCTGAACGGATCGGACCGGGTCGGCACCGGCCGTTAAGCCACAGTCCTGCAGGGGGAGCTGAGGAGCGTCATGAGGAACCGCCTCCTCCACCAACGAGGACTTTCACCGGAGGAGTGAAGACCGACCCGGTAAAATCCAAACAGCACAGAAGTCGGAAAGATTCGAGGATTCCCAGAATCCGGAAAAATGCAGCTGAAGGAGAGGATATCAG aaaaGGATCTCTGAGTCGTCAAACACCGGACTTCTCCAAAGTCGAGCCCAGAGTTTATTTCCCCAAAGCCGGCTACACGCCGCCCAGACGGACACAGCCGCTAACGACGTCCCCCGAGGCCCCGATCGCCTTTAAATCCCCGGCTGATATCGTGCAGGAGGTTCTGTTTGACGCCGACAGATCCCCGCCCCCGCCGCCGGAGTCGCCGAGCCCGACCAGCGCCGCCAACTTCACCGTCCCTCCGGAGTTCAGATGCCGGCAGCAGGCCTCCgccctcctccagcagctgcag GACGACTACAACAGACTGCTGACTAAGTACGCCGAGGCCGAGAACACCATTGATCGTCTGCGTCTGGAAGCCAGG GTAAACCTGACCTTTGACTCCCCAGAGGCCGGCGCCTCGGCTCATTCGGGACTGAACCACGACGCTTCGaagctcctgcagctggactTCCCTCCGGCTCGGCGTGCTGAGACGACCCCGGCTCGTCTCCGTCCAGACGGATGTCGCTGTCTTCAGG ATCCTCCGAACGCTCCGCCGGCACAGCAGCTTTCCAACCTCCTCCTCAGTCGGACTGAGACGTTCCTCCAGCAG ctgcaaACTTTTGAGGATCTCCTAAAGAGTGAAAAACTCTCATCTTGTGAAAAGATGGAG GGCGtctctcagctctctgaggGCCTCGGCTCTTTGGAAAGGAGCTACCTTCTGGCTCGGGACGACCACAAACAACTCCTGCAGAGCGGAGCCGAAACCTGCCGCTTCGACCCCGAGCG GGAGCTGGAGGGTCTGATCTTTGAGTGCGGGCTGCGcctggaggagctgaaagagGAGCAAACCTCTCCCCCTCCTCGGCCCCCGTCAGCGTCCGAGGAGGAGCAGACTCTGACTCACCCACAG AGTCCGGCTGGGCCTTCCCTGGTTGGGACGAgcgatgaggaggaggatgaagaaacTCTCAGATCTTTCTTCTTCAGACCTCAGATCAAAGCAGGAAAGCA AAACCAAACCTTGAAGGACCTCTCCAAATCTTCCTCTCCTGATTTCAACACACCCgggagtgaggaagaggagcagaggagtcGAAGAACCAGAGAAAGTCCCTCTCAGAG CAAGAAAGTCGAGTCGGACCCGGACTCGCCGGTCTGCAGCGAAAACAGGCGGCTCTGCTCCGGGGTCGGCCCGTCCTCCGGGTCTCCCGCTCCTCCCGCTCACAGCCGGAGGAGATTCGAGACGAGGACGTCCCACAGCAGCAGCCTGAGCAGCCTGGCTGATCCGACATCCGGCAGGAGGCGCCGCGAGGCCCGGACTGGGAGCGAGAGAGTCCTGCTTCAG gatgGGATCGTGTCTCCAGAGACGGACAGCGGGTTTGTTGGTTCTGAAAGCAGCCGTCCGGCTCCTGCAGCAGCGTCCCGGCTCCTCCACCGGAGGGCGACAGAGAG TGTTTCGGTTCCTCGGGACGCGGGGCCGCCAgcttctcctccttcctctcagGAGCCCCCGGCTGGTCCCCAGCTCGACCCGAACCAGCCGAGGAGAAACGGGCCGGGCCAGAGGCGGCGCGCTCTGTCCTGCTCTCCTCGACACCGAGGCGGTCAGACGACAGGAA CTCCCTCTGGGTCCGAAGCGGCGCACACGGACCGCTTCTCCGGTTCCGTTAACTCCCTCTCGGGCTCCCCGCCAGCTGCCGTTTATCTCCACGGAGACGCCGCGAGGGCGCCGAGCTCCAGCCGAGGCGGAGATCACAC tttcagcGGCGCCGTCGTGACGCTCCAGGCTGAAGTGACGAGACTGAAGGAGAAAATGGAAAACTACACGCTCGgctcagctgcttcagctgagAGGGGCGGAGCTCGTCGCGGCGCCTGTACGCCCCCCGACAG CTTCGTGGACGTTTGGAGCGACGGCAGCCTGGGAAGAAGAGAAACGGCGGCAGTCGATGAGGTCGAGCGAGAGAAATCGACCTCCGCACAAAAACAACGAT tgacgAGATCAGAGCTGGAGTCTCCGGCTCACGCCTCCAGATGTTCCCAAACATCTGCGGAACGACGCGGCTGCTCTCCAGTTCCTGTGCGCAGCAGGAAAACGCAGACCG ggcAGAACTCGGCAGAAGAACCCGACGGCAGAGACCCGGCTCGTCTTTGTCCTCGGTGTCGGTCAAACCCCGGAGGTCCTGTTGAAC GGCCACCAGGAGGCGACAGAGAGCCGGCCCGGTGTTCTCGTTGCCGCTGCTCCGTTTGTGGAGGCCTCAAAGCTCCGAGCCGTCGTCCCGGTAACGACTTCAAAGCTTTAACCTGCCGCCGTGATTCAAACTCAGGCTGCGGCGAGCGGAGCCGCCAACCAGCCGCGGCCCCGCCTTCGACGCTCCACTTCACGCCATCTCTGCTCCT GTTGGCCTCAGCTCCTCTTTACTCTTCTCCGGACGCCGCGGGCGTCCCTTCAGGAGTGGGACGTCCTGAGGAGAGGACGGGGAGGACGGGGAGGACGAGGCGCTCCGTCTCCGTCGACAAACGGCGTTCCTTAGACGGCTCTCTGAACAGAGCCATCCGAGCGGCCCGGCACATGAGGCTCACCTCGGGACACATGGCCCGCTCGCTGGCGTCGGGGCTGCAGCACCGGGACCGGCTCGCTGCGTCCTGCAGCTACTAG
- the akna gene encoding microtubule organization protein AKNA isoform X1: METSRKTRPGVLLWTPAPPAQNSSSNSSSAEVSCEDKDDFVSQMDENGIMGLSVDLEDLEDLELVGRLKGKAAEDLREAAGAPPAREDMKKVLKASEVKRRTDDRKTELRTGGDRDVTEEDGEKKPEPIRRVNEPAEASARPRPAPRSFLPVLSHFTAEELAAAPGIDAETLPDFSGGLPSSKSSPRCPFSERIGPGRHRPLSHSPAGGAEERHEEPPPPPTRTFTGGVKTDPVKSKQHRSRKDSRIPRIRKNAAEGEDIRKGSLSRQTPDFSKVEPRVYFPKAGYTPPRRTQPLTTSPEAPIAFKSPADIVQEVLFDADRSPPPPPESPSPTSAANFTVPPEFRCRQQASALLQQLQDDYNRLLTKYAEAENTIDRLRLEARDKAAEKQPPRARKSQPIRDSAVNLTFDSPEAGASAHSGLNHDASKLLQLDFPPARRAETTPARLRPDGCRCLQDPPNAPPAQQLSNLLLSRTETFLQQLQTFEDLLKSEKLSSCEKMEGVSQLSEGLGSLERSYLLARDDHKQLLQSGAETCRFDPERELEGLIFECGLRLEELKEEQTSPPPRPPSASEEEQTLTHPQSPAGPSLVGTSDEEEDEETLRSFFFRPQIKAGKQNQTLKDLSKSSSPDFNTPGSEEEEQRSRRTRESPSQSKKVESDPDSPVCSENRRLCSGVGPSSGSPAPPAHSRRRFETRTSHSSSLSSLADPTSGRRRREARTGSERVLLQDGIVSPETDSGFVGSESSRPAPAAASRLLHRRATESVSVPRDAGPPASPPSSQEPPAGPQLDPNQPRRNGPGQRRRALSCSPRHRGGQTTGTPSGSEAAHTDRFSGSVNSLSGSPPAAVYLHGDAARAPSSSRGGDHTFSGAVVTLQAEVTRLKEKMENYTLGSAASAERGGARRGACTPPDSFVDVWSDGSLGRRETAAVDEVEREKSTSAQKQRLTRSELESPAHASRCSQTSAERRGCSPVPVRSRKTQTGQNSAEEPDGRDPARLCPRCRSNPGGPVERPPGGDREPARCSRCRCSVCGGLKAPSRRPGNDFKALTCRRDSNSGCGERSRQPAAAPPSTLHFTPSLLLLASAPLYSSPDAAGVPSGVGRPEERTGRTGRTRRSVSVDKRRSLDGSLNRAIRAARHMRLTSGHMARSLASGLQHRDRLAASCSY, from the exons ATGGAGACGAGCAGGAAGACCCGACCGGGAGTCCTCTTATGGACCCCCGCTCCTCCGGCCCAGAACTCCTCGTCAAACTCTTCGTCAGCGGAGGTTTCCTGCGAGGACAAGGACGATTTTGTGTCCCAGATGGACGAGAACGGCATCATGGGACTGTCGGTGGACCTGGAGGACCTGGAGGACCTGGAGCTGGTTGGACGTCTGAAgggaaaagcagctgaagatctGAGGGAAGCAGCAGGAGCTCCGCCGGCCCGAGAag acatgaaaaaagtgttaaaagccTCAGAGGTGAAGCGGAGGACGGACGATCGGAAGACCGAGCTCCGTACTGGAGGGGACAGAGACGTGACGGAGGAAGACGGGGAAAAGAAACCTGAACCGATCCGTCGAGTTAACGAACCCGCTGAAGCCTCCGCCCGCCCCCGCCCGGCGCCCCGCTCCTTCCTGCCTGTCCTGTCTCATTTCACGGCCGAGGAATTGGCTGCAGCCCCGGGAATCGATGCAGAAACCCTGCCGGACTTCTCCGGGGGCCTCCCGAGCTCGAAGTCCAGCCCCCGCTGCCCGTTTTCTGAACGGATCGGACCGGGTCGGCACCGGCCGTTAAGCCACAGTCCTGCAGGGGGAGCTGAGGAGCGTCATGAGGAACCGCCTCCTCCACCAACGAGGACTTTCACCGGAGGAGTGAAGACCGACCCGGTAAAATCCAAACAGCACAGAAGTCGGAAAGATTCGAGGATTCCCAGAATCCGGAAAAATGCAGCTGAAGGAGAGGATATCAG aaaaGGATCTCTGAGTCGTCAAACACCGGACTTCTCCAAAGTCGAGCCCAGAGTTTATTTCCCCAAAGCCGGCTACACGCCGCCCAGACGGACACAGCCGCTAACGACGTCCCCCGAGGCCCCGATCGCCTTTAAATCCCCGGCTGATATCGTGCAGGAGGTTCTGTTTGACGCCGACAGATCCCCGCCCCCGCCGCCGGAGTCGCCGAGCCCGACCAGCGCCGCCAACTTCACCGTCCCTCCGGAGTTCAGATGCCGGCAGCAGGCCTCCgccctcctccagcagctgcag GACGACTACAACAGACTGCTGACTAAGTACGCCGAGGCCGAGAACACCATTGATCGTCTGCGTCTGGAAGCCAGG GACAAAGCAGCAGAGAAGCAGCCGCCCAGAGCCAGGAAGTCTCAGCCAATCAGGGACAGCGCA GTAAACCTGACCTTTGACTCCCCAGAGGCCGGCGCCTCGGCTCATTCGGGACTGAACCACGACGCTTCGaagctcctgcagctggactTCCCTCCGGCTCGGCGTGCTGAGACGACCCCGGCTCGTCTCCGTCCAGACGGATGTCGCTGTCTTCAGG ATCCTCCGAACGCTCCGCCGGCACAGCAGCTTTCCAACCTCCTCCTCAGTCGGACTGAGACGTTCCTCCAGCAG ctgcaaACTTTTGAGGATCTCCTAAAGAGTGAAAAACTCTCATCTTGTGAAAAGATGGAG GGCGtctctcagctctctgaggGCCTCGGCTCTTTGGAAAGGAGCTACCTTCTGGCTCGGGACGACCACAAACAACTCCTGCAGAGCGGAGCCGAAACCTGCCGCTTCGACCCCGAGCG GGAGCTGGAGGGTCTGATCTTTGAGTGCGGGCTGCGcctggaggagctgaaagagGAGCAAACCTCTCCCCCTCCTCGGCCCCCGTCAGCGTCCGAGGAGGAGCAGACTCTGACTCACCCACAG AGTCCGGCTGGGCCTTCCCTGGTTGGGACGAgcgatgaggaggaggatgaagaaacTCTCAGATCTTTCTTCTTCAGACCTCAGATCAAAGCAGGAAAGCA AAACCAAACCTTGAAGGACCTCTCCAAATCTTCCTCTCCTGATTTCAACACACCCgggagtgaggaagaggagcagaggagtcGAAGAACCAGAGAAAGTCCCTCTCAGAG CAAGAAAGTCGAGTCGGACCCGGACTCGCCGGTCTGCAGCGAAAACAGGCGGCTCTGCTCCGGGGTCGGCCCGTCCTCCGGGTCTCCCGCTCCTCCCGCTCACAGCCGGAGGAGATTCGAGACGAGGACGTCCCACAGCAGCAGCCTGAGCAGCCTGGCTGATCCGACATCCGGCAGGAGGCGCCGCGAGGCCCGGACTGGGAGCGAGAGAGTCCTGCTTCAG gatgGGATCGTGTCTCCAGAGACGGACAGCGGGTTTGTTGGTTCTGAAAGCAGCCGTCCGGCTCCTGCAGCAGCGTCCCGGCTCCTCCACCGGAGGGCGACAGAGAG TGTTTCGGTTCCTCGGGACGCGGGGCCGCCAgcttctcctccttcctctcagGAGCCCCCGGCTGGTCCCCAGCTCGACCCGAACCAGCCGAGGAGAAACGGGCCGGGCCAGAGGCGGCGCGCTCTGTCCTGCTCTCCTCGACACCGAGGCGGTCAGACGACAGGAA CTCCCTCTGGGTCCGAAGCGGCGCACACGGACCGCTTCTCCGGTTCCGTTAACTCCCTCTCGGGCTCCCCGCCAGCTGCCGTTTATCTCCACGGAGACGCCGCGAGGGCGCCGAGCTCCAGCCGAGGCGGAGATCACAC tttcagcGGCGCCGTCGTGACGCTCCAGGCTGAAGTGACGAGACTGAAGGAGAAAATGGAAAACTACACGCTCGgctcagctgcttcagctgagAGGGGCGGAGCTCGTCGCGGCGCCTGTACGCCCCCCGACAG CTTCGTGGACGTTTGGAGCGACGGCAGCCTGGGAAGAAGAGAAACGGCGGCAGTCGATGAGGTCGAGCGAGAGAAATCGACCTCCGCACAAAAACAACGAT tgacgAGATCAGAGCTGGAGTCTCCGGCTCACGCCTCCAGATGTTCCCAAACATCTGCGGAACGACGCGGCTGCTCTCCAGTTCCTGTGCGCAGCAGGAAAACGCAGACCG ggcAGAACTCGGCAGAAGAACCCGACGGCAGAGACCCGGCTCGTCTTTGTCCTCGGTGTCGGTCAAACCCCGGAGGTCCTGTTGAAC GGCCACCAGGAGGCGACAGAGAGCCGGCCCGGTGTTCTCGTTGCCGCTGCTCCGTTTGTGGAGGCCTCAAAGCTCCGAGCCGTCGTCCCGGTAACGACTTCAAAGCTTTAACCTGCCGCCGTGATTCAAACTCAGGCTGCGGCGAGCGGAGCCGCCAACCAGCCGCGGCCCCGCCTTCGACGCTCCACTTCACGCCATCTCTGCTCCT GTTGGCCTCAGCTCCTCTTTACTCTTCTCCGGACGCCGCGGGCGTCCCTTCAGGAGTGGGACGTCCTGAGGAGAGGACGGGGAGGACGGGGAGGACGAGGCGCTCCGTCTCCGTCGACAAACGGCGTTCCTTAGACGGCTCTCTGAACAGAGCCATCCGAGCGGCCCGGCACATGAGGCTCACCTCGGGACACATGGCCCGCTCGCTGGCGTCGGGGCTGCAGCACCGGGACCGGCTCGCTGCGTCCTGCAGCTACTAG
- the akna gene encoding microtubule organization protein AKNA isoform X3: METSRKTRPGVLLWTPAPPAQNSSSNSSSAEVSCEDKDDFVSQMDENGIMGLSVDLEDLEDLELVGRLKGKAAEDLREAAGAPPAREDMKKVLKASEVKRRTDDRKTELRTGGDRDVTEEDGEKKPEPIRRVNEPAEASARPRPAPRSFLPVLSHFTAEELAAAPGIDAETLPDFSGGLPSSKSSPRCPFSERIGPGRHRPLSHSPAGGAEERHEEPPPPPTRTFTGGVKTDPVKSKQHRSRKDSRIPRIRKNAAEGEDIRKGSLSRQTPDFSKVEPRVYFPKAGYTPPRRTQPLTTSPEAPIAFKSPADIVQEVLFDADRSPPPPPESPSPTSAANFTVPPEFRCRQQASALLQQLQDDYNRLLTKYAEAENTIDRLRLEARDKAAEKQPPRARKSQPIRDSAVNLTFDSPEAGASAHSGLNHDASKLLQLDFPPARRAETTPARLRPDGCRCLQDPPNAPPAQQLSNLLLSRTETFLQQLQTFEDLLKSEKLSSCEKMEGVSQLSEGLGSLERSYLLARDDHKQLLQSGAETCRFDPERELEGLIFECGLRLEELKEEQTSPPPRPPSASEEEQTLTHPQSPAGPSLVGTSDEEEDEETLRSFFFRPQIKAGKQNQTLKDLSKSSSPDFNTPGSEEEEQRSRRTRESPSQSKKVESDPDSPVCSENRRLCSGVGPSSGSPAPPAHSRRRFETRTSHSSSLSSLADPTSGRRRREARTGSERVLLQDGIVSPETDSGFVGSESSRPAPAAASRLLHRRATESVSVPRDAGPPASPPSSQEPPAGPQLDPNQPRRNGPGQRRRALSCSPRHRGGQTTGTPSGSEAAHTDRFSGSVNSLSGSPPAAVYLHGDAARAPSSSRGGDHTFSGAVVTLQAEVTRLKEKMENYTLGSAASAERGGARRGACTPPDSFVDVWSDGSLGRRETAAVDEVEREKSTSAQKQRLTRSELESPAHASRCSQTSAERRGCSPVPVRSRKTQTELGRRTRRQRPGSSLSSVSVKPRRSC, translated from the exons ATGGAGACGAGCAGGAAGACCCGACCGGGAGTCCTCTTATGGACCCCCGCTCCTCCGGCCCAGAACTCCTCGTCAAACTCTTCGTCAGCGGAGGTTTCCTGCGAGGACAAGGACGATTTTGTGTCCCAGATGGACGAGAACGGCATCATGGGACTGTCGGTGGACCTGGAGGACCTGGAGGACCTGGAGCTGGTTGGACGTCTGAAgggaaaagcagctgaagatctGAGGGAAGCAGCAGGAGCTCCGCCGGCCCGAGAag acatgaaaaaagtgttaaaagccTCAGAGGTGAAGCGGAGGACGGACGATCGGAAGACCGAGCTCCGTACTGGAGGGGACAGAGACGTGACGGAGGAAGACGGGGAAAAGAAACCTGAACCGATCCGTCGAGTTAACGAACCCGCTGAAGCCTCCGCCCGCCCCCGCCCGGCGCCCCGCTCCTTCCTGCCTGTCCTGTCTCATTTCACGGCCGAGGAATTGGCTGCAGCCCCGGGAATCGATGCAGAAACCCTGCCGGACTTCTCCGGGGGCCTCCCGAGCTCGAAGTCCAGCCCCCGCTGCCCGTTTTCTGAACGGATCGGACCGGGTCGGCACCGGCCGTTAAGCCACAGTCCTGCAGGGGGAGCTGAGGAGCGTCATGAGGAACCGCCTCCTCCACCAACGAGGACTTTCACCGGAGGAGTGAAGACCGACCCGGTAAAATCCAAACAGCACAGAAGTCGGAAAGATTCGAGGATTCCCAGAATCCGGAAAAATGCAGCTGAAGGAGAGGATATCAG aaaaGGATCTCTGAGTCGTCAAACACCGGACTTCTCCAAAGTCGAGCCCAGAGTTTATTTCCCCAAAGCCGGCTACACGCCGCCCAGACGGACACAGCCGCTAACGACGTCCCCCGAGGCCCCGATCGCCTTTAAATCCCCGGCTGATATCGTGCAGGAGGTTCTGTTTGACGCCGACAGATCCCCGCCCCCGCCGCCGGAGTCGCCGAGCCCGACCAGCGCCGCCAACTTCACCGTCCCTCCGGAGTTCAGATGCCGGCAGCAGGCCTCCgccctcctccagcagctgcag GACGACTACAACAGACTGCTGACTAAGTACGCCGAGGCCGAGAACACCATTGATCGTCTGCGTCTGGAAGCCAGG GACAAAGCAGCAGAGAAGCAGCCGCCCAGAGCCAGGAAGTCTCAGCCAATCAGGGACAGCGCA GTAAACCTGACCTTTGACTCCCCAGAGGCCGGCGCCTCGGCTCATTCGGGACTGAACCACGACGCTTCGaagctcctgcagctggactTCCCTCCGGCTCGGCGTGCTGAGACGACCCCGGCTCGTCTCCGTCCAGACGGATGTCGCTGTCTTCAGG ATCCTCCGAACGCTCCGCCGGCACAGCAGCTTTCCAACCTCCTCCTCAGTCGGACTGAGACGTTCCTCCAGCAG ctgcaaACTTTTGAGGATCTCCTAAAGAGTGAAAAACTCTCATCTTGTGAAAAGATGGAG GGCGtctctcagctctctgaggGCCTCGGCTCTTTGGAAAGGAGCTACCTTCTGGCTCGGGACGACCACAAACAACTCCTGCAGAGCGGAGCCGAAACCTGCCGCTTCGACCCCGAGCG GGAGCTGGAGGGTCTGATCTTTGAGTGCGGGCTGCGcctggaggagctgaaagagGAGCAAACCTCTCCCCCTCCTCGGCCCCCGTCAGCGTCCGAGGAGGAGCAGACTCTGACTCACCCACAG AGTCCGGCTGGGCCTTCCCTGGTTGGGACGAgcgatgaggaggaggatgaagaaacTCTCAGATCTTTCTTCTTCAGACCTCAGATCAAAGCAGGAAAGCA AAACCAAACCTTGAAGGACCTCTCCAAATCTTCCTCTCCTGATTTCAACACACCCgggagtgaggaagaggagcagaggagtcGAAGAACCAGAGAAAGTCCCTCTCAGAG CAAGAAAGTCGAGTCGGACCCGGACTCGCCGGTCTGCAGCGAAAACAGGCGGCTCTGCTCCGGGGTCGGCCCGTCCTCCGGGTCTCCCGCTCCTCCCGCTCACAGCCGGAGGAGATTCGAGACGAGGACGTCCCACAGCAGCAGCCTGAGCAGCCTGGCTGATCCGACATCCGGCAGGAGGCGCCGCGAGGCCCGGACTGGGAGCGAGAGAGTCCTGCTTCAG gatgGGATCGTGTCTCCAGAGACGGACAGCGGGTTTGTTGGTTCTGAAAGCAGCCGTCCGGCTCCTGCAGCAGCGTCCCGGCTCCTCCACCGGAGGGCGACAGAGAG TGTTTCGGTTCCTCGGGACGCGGGGCCGCCAgcttctcctccttcctctcagGAGCCCCCGGCTGGTCCCCAGCTCGACCCGAACCAGCCGAGGAGAAACGGGCCGGGCCAGAGGCGGCGCGCTCTGTCCTGCTCTCCTCGACACCGAGGCGGTCAGACGACAGGAA CTCCCTCTGGGTCCGAAGCGGCGCACACGGACCGCTTCTCCGGTTCCGTTAACTCCCTCTCGGGCTCCCCGCCAGCTGCCGTTTATCTCCACGGAGACGCCGCGAGGGCGCCGAGCTCCAGCCGAGGCGGAGATCACAC tttcagcGGCGCCGTCGTGACGCTCCAGGCTGAAGTGACGAGACTGAAGGAGAAAATGGAAAACTACACGCTCGgctcagctgcttcagctgagAGGGGCGGAGCTCGTCGCGGCGCCTGTACGCCCCCCGACAG CTTCGTGGACGTTTGGAGCGACGGCAGCCTGGGAAGAAGAGAAACGGCGGCAGTCGATGAGGTCGAGCGAGAGAAATCGACCTCCGCACAAAAACAACGAT tgacgAGATCAGAGCTGGAGTCTCCGGCTCACGCCTCCAGATGTTCCCAAACATCTGCGGAACGACGCGGCTGCTCTCCAGTTCCTGTGCGCAGCAGGAAAACGCAGACCG AACTCGGCAGAAGAACCCGACGGCAGAGACCCGGCTCGTCTTTGTCCTCGGTGTCGGTCAAACCCCGGAGGTCCTGTTGA